From the Oceanivirga salmonicida genome, the window AATGAAGGATTAAAAAAATTCTTAGACTATTTAAAAGTCCCTACAATATCTGCTAATGTAAATCCTGATAAAGGTAGTATATTAGAAAATTATTGGAAACCTTATGCTATTAAAGAAATAGATGGAGAAAAAATAGGAATTATAGGATTAGATGTAGTTAAAAAAACTGTAAATTCTTCTAGTCCAGGTAAAGATATTAAATTTGTTGATGAAATAGAAGCAAGTGAAAAATATGTTAAAGAATTACAAGCAATGGGTATAGATAAAATTATATTATTATCTCATGCAGGAGCAGAAAAGAATTTTGAAATTGCTCAAAAAGTTTCAGGAATAGACGTAATAATTACAGGAGATACACATTATTTATTTGGTAATGATTCTCTTAGAGAATTAGGTTTACCTGTTAAAAGTGAATACCCAACTGTATTTAGAAGCCCTAGTAATGAGCCAGTTGTAGTAGTTGAAGCGTGGTCTTATTCACAAATAGTAGGGGATTTAGAAGTTCAATTTAATGAAGATGGATTAATAACTAAAATTAAAGCACAACCATTAATCCCCTATCATACAAATTATTTTGAAAGAAAAGATAATAATGGTAAAAAATATAATCCTAAAGGAAAAGAATTACAAGCAATCTTAAATAAATTAGATGGTAATCCATACTTTGTTAGAGCGAAAGCAGATAAAGTAGCGGCTGAAATACTTTCTAAATATGAAAAACAAAAGAAATCATTAGGTGGTGAAGTTGTAGGTAAATTAGTTGGAGAATCAATGCCAGGTGGTTCAGAAAATAGAATACCTAATAAAGATAATCCAAAAGGTTCAGTTGCAACTAGATTTATCGCTGAAACTATGTTAACACAAATGAGAAGTTTTGGAGAAAATGCACATATAGATTTAACTATACAAAATTCTGGTGGAGTTAGAGCAAATATAGAACCAGGTGTAATGACATATAATGACGCATATACTATATTACCATTTGGAAATACTTTAGTTTTAATGAAATTAACAGGTGCTGAAATTAAACAAGTACTAGAAGATGCTATAGATTTTGCATCAACTAATTCAACAGGAGCATTCCCATATGGAGCAGGTATAAGATATGAAGCAAATCAATATAAAGATGCAAATGGTAAAAGATTAGTAAAAGTTGAAATACAAGATGCTAAGACTGGTGCGTGGAGTTTAATAGATGAAAGTAAAGAATATGTAGTAGGAACTAATGCATATATAGCTGGTGGAAAAGATGGATATGCTACTTTCGGAAAAATATTTAAAGAAAGAGGAGCAGAAGATACATTCTTACCTGATGCTGAAAGTTTAATTAAATTTATGAAATTAAATCCTGAATTTAAAACTTATTCAGATTCTAATGTAATATTCCATTATGATGCAAAAAATCCTATTAATAAAAAATAGACTATATAAAAACTAAGCCTTAAAAAGCTTAGTTTTTTTAGTCCATAAGTTCTATGCAAACTGTGTCTGCTAATAATAACCCTTTTCTAGTTAAGAGTACTTTTTGATTAATTATTTGTAATAAACCTCTTTTAATTAATTTATCTATAATTTCTTTTTTATCTTCTGCTATATCAATACCTTTATTCAATAATCTAAGGCTTAATATATATTTTAAATTTTTTCTTTCTTTTTCATCAACTATTTCAATTGTAGTTTCATTTACTGGAACAATTCCCTTATCTAGCATTTCATAGTATGTTTTTAGTTTTTTTATTTTTTCAAATCTTTTATCATCATAATAACTAGAAGCACTTATACCTACTCCAATAAATTCTTTGTTTTCCCAATATTTAACGTTATGTCTACCGTATAATTTATTTTTTGCAAAACTAGAAACTTCATAATGTTCATAACCCATTTCTTTTAATCTTTCAATAATTCTTAAGAACATTTTAGTCTCTAATTCTTCACTAAGAGCCATTATTTTTTTCTCTTTAAGTAATTTATAAAATTTTGATTTCTTTTCCCAAATAAGTGAATATATGGAAATGTGTTCAGGGTTTAATTTTTCTATCATATCTAAGTCATGTTCTAATATTTCAAGAGTTTGTGTAGGTACTGCAAAAATTAAATCAAGTGATATATTATCAAAACCGGCTTTTCTAGCATCATAATATGTTTTTATACCATCAGCATTATTATGTTCTCTATTCATAAGTTTTAGTATATCATCATTAAAACTTTGTATACCTATACTAAGTCTATTAACACCTAATTTTTTTAATTCGTTTAGTTTATCTAAGTTCATATTAGTTGGATTTAATTCCAAAGTAATTTCTGCATCTTTTGTATAATTTAAAGTTGAAATTATACTTTTAATATTTTCTATACCTAAAACAGAAGGAGTTCCTCCACCAAAATATACTGTATCATATGTATACTTTGGGTATAGATTTATCTCTTTTTTTATATAATCTACATATCTATCGTATTCTCTTGCCATATTAGTCAGTATGTAAAAATCACAATAAGAACATTTCCTATTGCAAAAGGGTATGTGTATGTATATGGCATCTATGTTTTTTTTCATTGCTATATTCCTTTCGTAGTTATTATAAAAAAAAAGCTAGTATCTAGCTAATAATTTAATGGTGCCCAGACACGGAATCGAACCATGGACACAAGGAGCTTCAATCCTTTGCTCTACCAACTGAGCTATCTGGGCATATATATTTATTGGCGGAAGTGACGAGACTCGAACTCGCGACATCTTGCGTGACAGGCAAGCACTCTAACCATCTGAGCTACACCTCCAAATTAATGGTGGTCACAACTGGGCTCGAACCAGTGACCCCCTGCTTGTAAGGCAGGTGCTCTCCCAACTGAGCTATGCGACCAACAAATGAATTTTACTACAAAATTAATATAGTTGTCAAGTGTTTTCATGAATTTATCAAAATTTTATAAATTTTAATAAATGTGGTAAATATTTGTATTTTTTGCTATAATTAACTTAGAAAATTAATTATTTAATTAAGAGAGGAAAGATAGCTATGAAAAAAATTATTATGTGCTTATTTATGGTATT encodes:
- the hemW gene encoding radical SAM family heme chaperone HemW; translated protein: MKKNIDAIYIHIPFCNRKCSYCDFYILTNMAREYDRYVDYIKKEINLYPKYTYDTVYFGGGTPSVLGIENIKSIISTLNYTKDAEITLELNPTNMNLDKLNELKKLGVNRLSIGIQSFNDDILKLMNREHNNADGIKTYYDARKAGFDNISLDLIFAVPTQTLEILEHDLDMIEKLNPEHISIYSLIWEKKSKFYKLLKEKKIMALSEELETKMFLRIIERLKEMGYEHYEVSSFAKNKLYGRHNVKYWENKEFIGVGISASSYYDDKRFEKIKKLKTYYEMLDKGIVPVNETTIEIVDEKERKNLKYILSLRLLNKGIDIAEDKKEIIDKLIKRGLLQIINQKVLLTRKGLLLADTVCIELMD
- the nadN gene encoding NAD nucleotidase, with protein sequence MSKKLIFAISALVSATLFASKPIALNLIHINDHHSHLEPSVVNMKIDGVKTKVKIGGYPEMVGIIKELKKTKTNPIVLHAGDAITGTLYFTLFGGSADADLMNVTGLDYFTLGNHEFDAGNEGLKKFLDYLKVPTISANVNPDKGSILENYWKPYAIKEIDGEKIGIIGLDVVKKTVNSSSPGKDIKFVDEIEASEKYVKELQAMGIDKIILLSHAGAEKNFEIAQKVSGIDVIITGDTHYLFGNDSLRELGLPVKSEYPTVFRSPSNEPVVVVEAWSYSQIVGDLEVQFNEDGLITKIKAQPLIPYHTNYFERKDNNGKKYNPKGKELQAILNKLDGNPYFVRAKADKVAAEILSKYEKQKKSLGGEVVGKLVGESMPGGSENRIPNKDNPKGSVATRFIAETMLTQMRSFGENAHIDLTIQNSGGVRANIEPGVMTYNDAYTILPFGNTLVLMKLTGAEIKQVLEDAIDFASTNSTGAFPYGAGIRYEANQYKDANGKRLVKVEIQDAKTGAWSLIDESKEYVVGTNAYIAGGKDGYATFGKIFKERGAEDTFLPDAESLIKFMKLNPEFKTYSDSNVIFHYDAKNPINKK